AGACCCATCCTGTCCATATGAAGAAGCATCACCTTCTATATCAGCACTTTTCCATACGTTAATCTGCACCTTCTTTGCCTTCAACATACCTTTTAGTGAAGGTATACGTGGCTCATTTATTTCCTTCACAACAGTGATTAAAACAGGAAGGTTTACTTTTAATTCTTCATAATGGTCTTCCATAAGCCGAACACATTCCATCATCCCATCGGAGACGTTTTTTATTTTACTTACATAGGTAATATAAGGGATATTAAGATGGTATGCTATCTCCGGTCCAACCTGACCTGTGCTTCCATCAAGTGTTTCTCTACCACATACAATAATATCAAACTTACCAATTTTTCTTATCCCACAACTTAATATATATGAAGTGGCAAGTGTATCACTGCCTGCAAATTTTATATCACTTAACAGCACTGCTTCATCAACTCCCACTGCTATAGCATCTCTCAATGCCTTATCTGCCTGTGGTGGTCCCATAGATATTGCTGTAACAGTTCCCCCAAAACGTTCTTTAATACGTACTGCCTCTTCTATTGCATAGTTATCATAGGGATTAATAATACTTTCTACCCCTTCTCTCACAATCCTTTTTGTTTCAGGGTCTATTTTAACTTCAAAGGTATCGGGTACCTGTTTTATGCATACCACAATGTTCATAATCGCTCCTGTTTTTTAATTGATTATTATAACATATATATGCCGGATGCAATAGTATATAAAATGGTATATAGATATTTATTCTCTGCCTTAAGAGAGGAGAAGGCGCAGGAGGAGGGTGAGACATTCCTCGTAGTTCCACCCCTACCTATATCCTCCCCCCTCATATGGGGAGGATTGTTCTATCTCTATATAGAGAAAAGGGTTTTCATAATTAGTTAGAATGGATTAAAATAAGTGTATGAAAAAAAGAATTGTATTTGGACCTGTACCTTCAAGACGGTTGGGACAGAGTTTAGGTATAAATAATATACCACCCAAGATATGTAGTTATTCCTGTGTATACTGCCAGATAGGAAAGACAACAGACCTTTCTATGGGAAGGAGCCCTTTTTATACCATAGAAAGAATAGTAGAAGAGGTAGATAGGGTAATAAAACAATTAAGGAAAAAGAAAGAAAAAATTGACTACATCTCCTTTGTTTCTGATGGAGAACCAACTCTGGATATCCATTTAGGAAAAGAAATAGAAGCACTAAAAAAGTTTAAAATTCCTATAGCAGTCCTTACAAATTCTACCCTGCTCTGGAGAGAGGATGTAAGGGATGATTTAAAAAAGGCAGACCTCGTATCATTAAAGATAGATACTGTGGATAAGTATATATGGAAGCAGATTAATAAACCTGTAGAAGGGATCTTATTAGAAAATATACTTGAAGGAGTAAAAAATTTTTCTCAAAAATTTACTGGTATACTTATTACAGAAACGGTTTTAGTAAAGGATATAAATGACATGCCAGAAGAGATAAGAAAGACCGCTGAGTTTATCTCTGCTATAAAACCGAAAAAGGCATATATAGGAATACCTACAAGACCACCTGCAGAAGTATGGGTAAAACAACCTGAAGAAAAGAAGGTACTATATGCTTATGAGATATTTACGGAATATGGACTTAATGCAGAACTTATTACTGAAACTGGTCCAGGAAGTTTTGGTTTCACAGGTGATATTGAAAGCGATATTGTAAGTACTATATCTGTACATCCTATGAGTGAACAGCAGATACGAGAACTTTTGAAGAAGGCATCTTCTGATTGGACTGTTGTTGAGAAACTTCTCTCAGAAAATAAAATCAGAGAGATTGAATATCAAGGTGAGAAATATTATATAAAAAGTTTTAAATAGAAATCCCTGCAATATAGCCAGTGGTGAATGCTGCTTGAAGATTATACCCACCTGTCTTCCCATCCACATCTATGACCTCTCCTGCAAAAAACAGCCCTGGAACAATTTTTGATTCCATTGTCTTTGGGTTTATCTCTTTTATACTTACACCACCACGGGTTACCATACTATCCTCAAATGGTCTTGTTGATTTTACCTTAAAAGAAAATTCAGTAAGTCCTTTTATTATTATTTTTCTCTCCTCTGTGGTTATCTGGTTCATTCTTTTTTCCCCATCCAGTTCTGCATACTCAAGAAAGATATCTATCATTCCAGAAGGCAGTAGATTTTTCATCATATTCTTCAGGTGTTTATTCGCATTTTCTTTTATTTCTCTAAAAATACGGTTTTCTAACTGTTGATATGAAAGTGCTGGTTTAATGTTAATAGAAAGGCATATAGCCCCTTTATCAAGATTTTCTGATATATCACCACTTAAATTAAGGATTGCAGGGCCACTGAAACCATAATGAGTAAAGAGAACCTCTCCGAATTCTTCCCCTATATTATTTCTATTGCGAAAGGCAGAAACCATTACATTTTTCAGTGCAATTCCTGCACATCTTCTCGTAAGATGTCTTTCTTCTACTTCTATACCACATAATGCAGGGACTGGTTTTATTATTGTATGTCCGAATCTCTCTGCAAGTTTGTATCCAGAGCCATCTGAACCAGTAGAAGGAAAACTTCGCCCTCCTGATGCAATAACTACTCTGTCTCCGTAATACTTCTTGCCATTTGCTGTAATCACCTCAAAAGAGGTTTCTTTCTTTACTATCCTTGAAACTTCCCTTCTGAAATATACATCTACAGATGTCTTTTTAAGAAGGTTATTTAAGAGGGAGACAATATCTTCTGCCTTATCACTTTCAGGATAGACCCTGTTGCCTCTTTCTACCTTTAATGGCAATCCATTACTCTCAAAAAACTCAATCAGGTCTGTATTGAAAAACTTTGCAAAGGCATTTCTGAGAAACTGTCCGTTATGGTATTTTGTAATAAAAGTATCTATATCCTCAAGGTTTGTAATATTTCCTCTTTTATTACCTGTAAGAAGGAGTTTCTTTCCTGTTTCACTATTTCTATCAAGGAGAAGAACTTTTTTCCCTCTTTCTCCTGCTTTTATTGCACACATACATCCCGCAGGTCCTGCTCCTATTACAATAACATCAGAGTTTTCCATATATATGTCTGTTCTGTCTCTGACACTCCTCAATGACTGCAATCTGCTGGCGGACCTGCTCAGGTGTTATCTCCAGTGGTTTTCCATAGGCCAGTGTTCTGTAAAGCATTTCATAGAAAGAGGTTGTCATAAACATAAAAAAGTCCTTTTGCTCTTCAGGTAAGTCCCATTTTTCTTCATAGAATTTCAGTGTTTCAGTACAGTATGCTGGGGTTCCATTAGGATTTGTTATAGGGGCTGTCTGTAGTTTTCGCTTAGGTGCCTCCGATGGCTTATAATATTTCCACTCAAGATGTGTCATAGTTCCTATCAGCCCACCTCTGCTTGCCTGTATCTGGTAGTTAAATGGTTGATATGGTGCACAGGAAGATATCTCTATATCTATAAGCGGTCTTTCAGGAGCAGTCATAATCAGTTTTACATAGTCCTCTGCATCTCCATAAGTATTAACTCTATTCATCATACAGAATACCTCTGGCATCCTGTCAGTGTTAAGAAGGTTCAATGCCTGGTCAAGTGGATGAGGTCCTGTATTAAGTAAACTACCACCATAATACTTCTGAAGTGTCTGCCAGTCCCATCTTCTTGAGAATCCATTCCATACAATACTTATCTGAATTATTTTACCCAGAACACCGGATTTTATTATCTCTTTAATCTTGATGAAATATGGTGCATACCTTGACTGCTGGAATATAGCCAGAACCTTTTTACTTTTCTTTGCTGTATTTATCAGCATATCCACTTCCTTTACCTTCCTTGCGAGCGGTTTATCGCACAGCACATTAAACCCTGCCTTCAATATATCCTTTGTTACACTTACATGGAGATGACTTGGAAGTGCATTTACAAACAGGTCTATATCCTTTCTTTTGAGCATTTTTTTATAGTCATCATACACATCACATCCATACTCCTTTACAGCACGGTCTCTCCTATCTTTCAAGGGGTCACATACAGCCACTATCTGATATTTATCTTTTGCTGTACTTAAATATCTACCATGTATATCCCTGCCGCTTCTCCCCTGTCCTAAAATTGCCACTTTAACTATCTTTTTTGCCACTTTTTACCTCCTTTATTGCTTCCTATTATAACTTTTATCTGTTTAAAAAGGAAGGAATTCCAAACTGATATACCTTTGCAGATGGCATATCTGTTACAAAATATACCCCTTCCTTTAAGTTGAAATAACAGTTACTGGGGATTGTTTTGCTCTTGTTTATCTTATATTTCTCAAGAACTGTATTGCTTCTTATGTCAACCAGCACCAATGTTTCTTCTTCACTCCTTTCAATTCTGTTGCCATACAATATATTACCTTTTATATCTAAAACCCTGTGTACAGACCTGATGGGTACTCCTATCCTTAAAGGTTCTAAATATACAGGATAAGAACCGAGATATATCTCTCCTGATGATGGTAAAACCCTGAATATCTCCTGATTATATGTTTTCGGTTTGAGTGATACTGGAACTGAAGCAATCTCCTTTCCTTTTGTATCATACTGAACCAGTTTACCCTGCTTATCTATATAAAGCAGGATGTACTTCCCGTCATTTGATATCTGTATATGCCACTGTCCAGGTCCCTCATCAAATAGTGGCTCTATCCCTTCTGGTCTTATCCTTTTTATCTCTTTTGTAGCCACATTGAGAATTACAAGGTCTGCTGTCTCAGGAAAACCAGCAGCAATAATTTCTGATTTCTCGTTAAAAGCCATATAACTCATTGTATCTGACTTTGAACCAACAATCCCCAGAGATATACTATCAACAACCTCAAACTTTTCTGTATCTACCACATAAACCTTTGCTTCATAATGACTCATTACATACAACTTTTTTCTTGAAGGAGAAAGAGCCATATCCACAGGCCATGTGCCAGCAATCAGTGTATCAAAACTCCCTGTCTTCAGGTTGTATCTGTATATCTCACTGCCTCCGAGCCGGTTCATAATATAAACATCGTCTGTTGCCTTGTCATATATAACCTCTTCTGCAGAAGAGGCTACCCTGTAAGTATTTTTCAGTGTGCTGGTATTCCAGTCAATTAAAGAAACACTCGCATCCCCACCATTTCCAACACACAGACGGTTATGTACCCTATCAAGTACCATATTCTGTGCCTCAAATCTTACATAAA
Above is a window of bacterium DNA encoding:
- a CDS encoding electron transfer flavoprotein subunit beta/FixA family protein; protein product: MNIVVCIKQVPDTFEVKIDPETKRIVREGVESIINPYDNYAIEEAVRIKERFGGTVTAISMGPPQADKALRDAIAVGVDEAVLLSDIKFAGSDTLATSYILSCGIRKIGKFDIIVCGRETLDGSTGQVGPEIAYHLNIPYITYVSKIKNVSDGMMECVRLMEDHYEELKVNLPVLITVVKEINEPRIPSLKGMLKAKKVQINVWKSADIEGDASSYGQDGSPTRVVDVWTEHMKKEGRKVEGDTEKVVDEIFNELKRLGVV
- a CDS encoding radical SAM protein, with product MKKRIVFGPVPSRRLGQSLGINNIPPKICSYSCVYCQIGKTTDLSMGRSPFYTIERIVEEVDRVIKQLRKKKEKIDYISFVSDGEPTLDIHLGKEIEALKKFKIPIAVLTNSTLLWREDVRDDLKKADLVSLKIDTVDKYIWKQINKPVEGILLENILEGVKNFSQKFTGILITETVLVKDINDMPEEIRKTAEFISAIKPKKAYIGIPTRPPAEVWVKQPEEKKVLYAYEIFTEYGLNAELITETGPGSFGFTGDIESDIVSTISVHPMSEQQIRELLKKASSDWTVVEKLLSENKIREIEYQGEKYYIKSFK
- a CDS encoding NAD(P)/FAD-dependent oxidoreductase → MENSDVIVIGAGPAGCMCAIKAGERGKKVLLLDRNSETGKKLLLTGNKRGNITNLEDIDTFITKYHNGQFLRNAFAKFFNTDLIEFFESNGLPLKVERGNRVYPESDKAEDIVSLLNNLLKKTSVDVYFRREVSRIVKKETSFEVITANGKKYYGDRVVIASGGRSFPSTGSDGSGYKLAERFGHTIIKPVPALCGIEVEERHLTRRCAGIALKNVMVSAFRNRNNIGEEFGEVLFTHYGFSGPAILNLSGDISENLDKGAICLSINIKPALSYQQLENRIFREIKENANKHLKNMMKNLLPSGMIDIFLEYAELDGEKRMNQITTEERKIIIKGLTEFSFKVKSTRPFEDSMVTRGGVSIKEINPKTMESKIVPGLFFAGEVIDVDGKTGGYNLQAAFTTGYIAGISI
- a CDS encoding Gfo/Idh/MocA family oxidoreductase, encoding MAKKIVKVAILGQGRSGRDIHGRYLSTAKDKYQIVAVCDPLKDRRDRAVKEYGCDVYDDYKKMLKRKDIDLFVNALPSHLHVSVTKDILKAGFNVLCDKPLARKVKEVDMLINTAKKSKKVLAIFQQSRYAPYFIKIKEIIKSGVLGKIIQISIVWNGFSRRWDWQTLQKYYGGSLLNTGPHPLDQALNLLNTDRMPEVFCMMNRVNTYGDAEDYVKLIMTAPERPLIDIEISSCAPYQPFNYQIQASRGGLIGTMTHLEWKYYKPSEAPKRKLQTAPITNPNGTPAYCTETLKFYEEKWDLPEEQKDFFMFMTTSFYEMLYRTLAYGKPLEITPEQVRQQIAVIEECQRQNRHIYGKL